The following proteins are co-located in the Rhodococcus opacus B4 genome:
- a CDS encoding phage major capsid protein, producing the protein MAINTTPNSPRALSPDVTYIAAADTIPDALVYQAATVAGAIEGDAPSIRVPFVKDAGTVGFVAEGDLIPDSGPDLDEILVQTGKVAAFASISNEMRNNGSATSSLLSNGLAIAVQKKADAAFLSNAAANPGPTGLLQLTGISDGGMLDADLDVFTDAIATIETQGGRASQFIMHPATWAAIAKLKVTTGSAQTVVNLSSPEGAPIRSLGGVPVIVTPQAPTTAILGVDRTTIIAAASRLALAISDQPLFQSDSTAIRVTWRTGWNVLDPKRIVKITVTP; encoded by the coding sequence ATGGCAATCAACACCACCCCGAACAGCCCGCGGGCACTATCGCCTGACGTCACCTACATCGCCGCCGCCGACACCATCCCCGACGCCCTCGTCTACCAGGCCGCGACCGTGGCCGGTGCAATCGAAGGTGACGCCCCGAGCATCCGAGTCCCGTTCGTGAAGGACGCCGGCACTGTCGGTTTCGTCGCCGAGGGTGACCTGATCCCGGACAGCGGCCCCGACCTGGACGAGATCCTCGTACAGACCGGCAAGGTTGCCGCGTTCGCCAGCATCTCCAACGAGATGCGCAACAACGGCAGCGCCACCTCGAGCCTGCTCTCGAACGGTCTCGCCATCGCGGTGCAGAAGAAGGCAGACGCCGCGTTCCTGTCCAATGCCGCAGCCAACCCCGGGCCCACCGGCCTGCTGCAGCTCACCGGCATCAGTGACGGCGGCATGCTCGACGCCGACCTCGACGTGTTCACCGACGCGATCGCCACCATCGAGACGCAGGGTGGCCGAGCCTCGCAGTTCATCATGCACCCTGCCACGTGGGCTGCCATTGCCAAGCTGAAGGTCACGACGGGCAGTGCACAGACCGTAGTGAACCTCTCGAGCCCCGAGGGTGCACCTATCCGCTCCCTGGGAGGCGTCCCGGTCATCGTGACCCCTCAGGCACCGACCACGGCCATCCTTGGAGTCGACCGCACCACGATCATCGCCGCAGCTAGCCGGCTGGCGCTGGCCATCTCCGATCAGCCGCTCTTCCAGTCCGACTCCACTGCGATCCGCGTCACCTGGCGCACCGGCTGGAACGTGCTCGACCCGAAGCGCATCGTCAAGATCACCGTCACCCCGTAG